The genomic segment TTGTTATGCTTTTCGGGGTGAGGTTTTTGTGAAACGACTGAAAGTTCTGTTGGTTTTGTCTTTAGTGGTGGTTGGACTTGTGATTTCAGGAATTGTGATTCAGCGAGTCCTGCAAAGTAAACGCTATACAAAAGTTCGACCGCAGACGGGAGAAGTGACAGAAGCGGTTTATGGTTTAGGCAAGGTGAAATCCAATCGTCGCTATGAAGTGAAGCTGGGTGTGATTTCAACAGTGCGCGAATTGTATGTGAACGAAGGTGATGTTGTTAAGGCGGGGCAAAATTTAGTCCGTATTGATAGCAATGTCGTGTTTAAAGCGCCTTTTGATGGCACGGTCACTATGATTAACAACTTCGAAGGTGAAACGGCTCTTCCCCAAAGTGTGATTTTGCGTATGGAAGACCTGAAAGATCGGTTCATTGAACTTTCGGTCGAACAAGAGGGCGCACTGCGTGTGCAAAAAGGACAGATGGCCCGCGTCTCGTTTGAGTCTTTACGGGGCGAGGTTCTGGTTGGCAAAGTCAAAGCCATCTTTCCAAAAGGGGACGAGTTTATTGCCGACGTTGAGATTTCCAACTTGGGCGCCAGCATTTTGCCAGGCATGACGGCGGATGTATCAATTGAAATTGGCAAAATCAAAGGAACGCTGGTCCCCTTGAAGGCATTAAGAAATGGCACTCTGTCTGTCGAACGTGACGGGCATATCCAGAAAATCAAAGTGGAAGTGGGTTTGGTCGACGGACTTTCCGCGGAAATAAAAAGCGGCGATTTAATGCCCACTGACGAAATTTTAGTTCCTAAGGAGTAGCCGTATGTTTTTTCTTTCATGGCGACAACTGATGTCCAGGAAGAAACAGACTCTTCTGATTCTTTTAGGAATCAGTTTTGGAACACTTTTATTTGTCAGCATCTCTGGCATTCAGTTGGGAATGCGTCAGTATATTTCTGAACAGCTTCTTAATAATACCGCGCATATTCTTATCTCGGGCGCGGAACAAGATATTCTCGCCAAAGACGTGACCGAGGCCCTTTACGGCCCTCAAGAAAAAGTTTTTTGGCGGGTGCCACCAGCAGGGAAGCGGGACGAAGCTCGTCTACAAAATTATCAGGGA from the Bdellovibrio sp. ArHS genome contains:
- a CDS encoding efflux RND transporter periplasmic adaptor subunit — encoded protein: MKRLKVLLVLSLVVVGLVISGIVIQRVLQSKRYTKVRPQTGEVTEAVYGLGKVKSNRRYEVKLGVISTVRELYVNEGDVVKAGQNLVRIDSNVVFKAPFDGTVTMINNFEGETALPQSVILRMEDLKDRFIELSVEQEGALRVQKGQMARVSFESLRGEVLVGKVKAIFPKGDEFIADVEISNLGASILPGMTADVSIEIGKIKGTLVPLKALRNGTLSVERDGHIQKIKVEVGLVDGLSAEIKSGDLMPTDEILVPKE